A segment of the Vibrio aquimaris genome:
ATTATCTGGCTCAACAATTTGAATATAAGCAATTCTTGTGATAAGTGCTGAGAATGCAACAAACATGGCCAGTAGCACTAAATAGAAACGCCAACGTATCAGGTTCGGCTGTTCAATATGCCCAGACTTTTTTCCCGATACTTTGTTGGATGTTTTCTTTGCTGAGGAAGGCTCTCTATTTTTACTCATGGTAGGTCGATAACCACCTCTTTATCCGCATCTGGACGCTTCATCTGCAATTCGTCTTTTGCGATTTCTTGAACTCGGCTATGTTCTGCTAATGCCGTTTCTTCGATCAGTAAATTACGCCATTCATTATCTAGACGTTCACGTTCTTGTAAAGCTAAGTCCTTTTCTGTAATCGCTTGACGTGTATGATGTGTCGTGAACACAACCGCCATTGCTGATGCGAATATAAACACAAGGATCAACAAAGGTATTCGACCAATAGTAACAAGGTCCAATACGATGAGCTTAGCCAAATTAGGAACAGGTTTGTCCATGGTTACCTATAGTTTTTCCGCAATTCGAAGCACAGAGCTGCGAGAGCGTGTATTGATATCAATTTCTTGTTTAGAGGGTTTAATCGCCTTGCCGACAGGCGTTAAATTTGCTTTACCAAGTGCACTGATTTGCTCCTCTGTCATTGGGATACCATGAGGCACTTCTGGTCCTTTACTTTCTTTACGGATAAATCGCTTTACCATTCTATCTTCCAATGAGTGGAAGCTGATCACAGATAAACGCCCTTGAGGGGCAAGAATACTGGCGGCCGACTTTAACGCGGTATCAATTTCTTCTAATTCACTATTTATGTAGATTCTAAATGCTTGAAAAGTGCGCGTGGCTGGGTGTTTCTTTTCTTTGAAACTTTTAGGAGCCGCCTCTGAGATGAGCTTTGCTAACTGACTGGTTCTAGTCAAAGGTTCATTATCTTCATTTTCGCGATAGTTAACTATGGCCTTCGCAATACGGCGAGCGTGTTTATCTTCGCCAAACTCACGAATAACCCAAGTTATATCATCCAAGTCAGCTTCTAATAACCACTGAGACACAGGAATACCCGTGGTTGGGTCCATTCTCATATCCAGAGGACCATCTTTCATAAAACTAAAGCCGCGTTCAGCGTCATCGAGTTGAGGGGAAGAAACACCTAAATCAAGTAATACACCATCCACTTTGCCAACTAAACCTCTTTGCTCCGCATAGT
Coding sequences within it:
- the ftsL gene encoding cell division protein FtsL; its protein translation is MDKPVPNLAKLIVLDLVTIGRIPLLILVFIFASAMAVVFTTHHTRQAITEKDLALQERERLDNEWRNLLIEETALAEHSRVQEIAKDELQMKRPDADKEVVIDLP
- the rsmH gene encoding 16S rRNA (cytosine(1402)-N(4))-methyltransferase RsmH is translated as MTEEFKHISVLLHESIDGLAIKPDGIYIDGTFGRGGHSRQILSQLGDSGRLFSIDRDPQAIEEAKTIHDARFTIIHGPFSGMADYAEQRGLVGKVDGVLLDLGVSSPQLDDAERGFSFMKDGPLDMRMDPTTGIPVSQWLLEADLDDITWVIREFGEDKHARRIAKAIVNYRENEDNEPLTRTSQLAKLISEAAPKSFKEKKHPATRTFQAFRIYINSELEEIDTALKSAASILAPQGRLSVISFHSLEDRMVKRFIRKESKGPEVPHGIPMTEEQISALGKANLTPVGKAIKPSKQEIDINTRSRSSVLRIAEKL